The Pseudomonas sp. R4-35-07 genome contains a region encoding:
- the gspF gene encoding type II secretion system inner membrane protein GspF: MTLFKFRALDSQGVAHNGTLQAKDQAAAVAALHKRGLLLLQIETAGRPLLSPARGALKGAGLVSFTQQLATLLGAGQPLERCLGLLLKQPGSPQVRGLIERIRDEVKAGQPLSAALEQEGGSFSPLYLSMVRAGEAGGALERTLRQLSDYLERSQRLRGEVINALIYPAFLVVGVLGSLALLLAYVVPQFVPIFQDLGVPIPLITEVILGLGEFLGAYGLLVLAGLIALLWAVVIGLRDPRRRERCDRRVLGLRVLGPLLQRVEAARLTRTLGTLLSNGVALLPALVIARQVCSNRALQAQVAMAAESVKAGGSLGQAFGGQPLLPELALQMIEVGEQAGELDSMLLKVADIFDVEAKRGIDRLLAALVPTLTVVMAVLVAVIMLAIMLPLMSLTSHI, from the coding sequence GTGACGCTGTTCAAGTTTCGTGCGCTCGACAGCCAGGGTGTCGCCCACAACGGCACCTTGCAGGCCAAGGACCAGGCCGCTGCCGTCGCCGCGTTGCACAAGCGCGGCCTGCTGCTGTTGCAGATCGAAACAGCGGGCCGGCCGCTATTGAGCCCTGCGCGCGGAGCATTGAAAGGCGCGGGCCTGGTCAGCTTCACGCAACAACTGGCGACCTTGCTCGGCGCCGGCCAGCCCCTGGAACGCTGCCTCGGCCTGCTGCTCAAGCAGCCCGGCTCGCCCCAGGTGCGCGGTTTGATCGAACGCATCCGCGATGAGGTCAAGGCCGGCCAACCGTTATCGGCCGCGCTGGAACAGGAGGGCGGCAGCTTCTCGCCGCTGTACCTGAGCATGGTGCGCGCCGGTGAGGCGGGCGGCGCGTTGGAACGGACCCTGCGCCAGCTCAGCGACTACCTGGAGCGCAGCCAGCGCCTGCGTGGCGAGGTGATCAACGCGCTGATCTACCCGGCGTTCCTGGTGGTGGGCGTGTTGGGTTCGCTGGCGCTGTTGCTGGCGTACGTGGTGCCGCAATTCGTGCCGATTTTCCAGGACCTGGGCGTGCCGATCCCACTGATCACCGAAGTGATCCTGGGGCTCGGCGAGTTTCTCGGCGCCTATGGGCTGCTGGTGCTGGCCGGGTTGATCGCCCTGCTGTGGGCGGTGGTCATCGGCCTGCGCGACCCGCGCCGCCGCGAGCGCTGTGATCGCCGCGTGCTCGGCCTGCGCGTGCTTGGCCCGCTGCTGCAACGGGTCGAAGCGGCGCGGCTGACGCGCACCTTGGGCACCTTGCTCAGCAATGGCGTGGCGCTGCTGCCGGCGCTGGTGATTGCCCGGCAGGTCTGCAGCAACCGAGCGCTGCAGGCGCAGGTGGCGATGGCCGCCGAATCGGTGAAAGCCGGTGGCAGCCTCGGCCAGGCGTTTGGCGGCCAACCCTTGCTGCCCGAACTGGCGCTGCAAATGATCGAGGTCGGTGAACAGGCCGGTGAACTGGACAGCATGCTGCTCAAGGTCGCCGATATTTTCGACGTCGAGGCCAAGCGCGGCATCGACCGATTGCTCGCCGCACTGGTGCCCACACTGACCGTGGTCATGGCGGTGCTGGTCGCGGTGATCATGCTCGCGATCATGCTGCCGCTGATGAGCCTCACCAGCCATATATGA
- a CDS encoding GspE/PulE family protein yields MPVPHTEQVCAWLMVHAGLKTVDLDRARRLSTEGSDLLGLLTRLGLVSEIELARAWAALLDAPLVHADAAPPLLDPIPALTERFMRHYQLVPIGWADGGLRVLAANPAQLYPFQALAYACQVPIWLAIGPRTEVDSLIERYYGQGRSAMGTLVENLGEQGGALEDIEHLKDMASEAPVIRLVNLILQRAVEQRASDIHIEPFEHQLKVRYRIDGVLHDAEAPPASSSAAVISRVKIMARLDIAERRLPQDGRIMLRIQGKELDLRVSTVPTAFGESVVMRLLDRQTVQFDFPSLGFDGQRLATFLELLERPHGILLVTGPTGSGKTTTLYTALSRLNTPERKIISVEDPVEYQLEGINQIQVKPAIGLDFAGVLRSIVRQDPDVIMIGEIRDLETCRIAIQSALTGHLVLSTLHTNSAAASITRLLDMGVESYLIASTVSGILAQRLVRRLDPATRVAFEAPAALIEEHGLDRLTDQRPILLYHGDYHGRSALTELLVMNDEVRDLLMRHADAATLEQAARRAGLRTLYEEGLRQALAGVTSLEEVLRVTRGEPA; encoded by the coding sequence ATGCCTGTCCCGCACACCGAGCAGGTGTGCGCATGGTTGATGGTGCATGCAGGGCTGAAGACCGTCGACCTGGACCGCGCCAGACGCTTATCCACCGAGGGTAGCGACCTGCTCGGTCTGCTCACGCGCCTGGGGTTGGTCAGCGAAATCGAACTGGCCCGCGCCTGGGCCGCCTTGCTCGATGCGCCGCTGGTGCACGCCGATGCGGCGCCGCCGTTGCTCGACCCGATCCCCGCGTTGACCGAGCGCTTCATGCGCCACTACCAGCTGGTGCCCATCGGTTGGGCCGATGGCGGGTTGCGCGTACTCGCGGCCAACCCGGCCCAGCTGTATCCATTCCAGGCCTTGGCCTATGCCTGCCAGGTGCCGATCTGGCTGGCCATCGGCCCGCGCACGGAAGTCGACAGCCTGATCGAGCGCTACTACGGCCAGGGCCGATCCGCCATGGGCACGCTGGTGGAGAACCTGGGCGAGCAGGGCGGTGCGCTGGAAGATATCGAGCACCTCAAGGACATGGCCTCCGAAGCGCCAGTGATTCGCCTGGTCAACCTGATCCTGCAGCGCGCCGTGGAGCAGCGCGCCTCGGATATCCATATCGAACCCTTCGAACACCAGCTCAAGGTGCGCTACCGCATCGACGGCGTGCTGCACGACGCCGAGGCGCCGCCGGCCAGCTCCTCGGCAGCGGTGATTTCCCGGGTGAAGATCATGGCGCGCCTGGACATTGCCGAGCGCCGCCTGCCCCAGGACGGTCGCATCATGCTGCGTATCCAGGGCAAGGAATTGGATTTGCGCGTGTCCACGGTGCCCACCGCTTTCGGCGAATCGGTGGTGATGCGCTTGCTCGACCGACAGACCGTGCAGTTCGATTTTCCCAGCCTGGGCTTCGATGGTCAGCGCCTGGCCACCTTTCTTGAACTGCTGGAACGGCCCCACGGCATTCTGCTGGTGACCGGGCCGACCGGTTCCGGCAAGACCACCACGCTCTACACCGCGTTGTCGCGCCTCAACACCCCTGAGCGCAAAATCATCAGCGTCGAAGACCCGGTCGAATACCAGCTCGAAGGCATCAACCAGATCCAGGTAAAACCGGCCATCGGTCTGGACTTTGCCGGCGTGCTGCGCTCTATCGTGCGCCAGGACCCGGACGTGATCATGATCGGCGAGATCCGTGACCTGGAAACCTGCCGCATCGCCATCCAGTCCGCGCTCACCGGCCATCTGGTGCTGTCCACCCTGCACACCAACAGCGCCGCCGCCAGCATCACGCGGCTGCTGGACATGGGCGTCGAAAGTTACCTGATTGCCTCGACCGTCAGCGGCATCCTTGCCCAGCGCCTGGTGCGCCGCCTGGACCCAGCCACCCGCGTGGCGTTCGAAGCGCCAGCGGCGTTGATCGAAGAACACGGCCTGGACCGTCTGACCGACCAGCGCCCGATTCTGCTCTACCACGGCGACTACCATGGCCGCAGCGCCCTCACCGAGTTGCTGGTGATGAACGATGAGGTGCGCGACCTGTTGATGCGCCACGCCGACGCCGCCACCCTCGAGCAGGCCGCTCGCCGCGCAGGCTTGCGCACCTTGTATGAAGAGGGCTTGCGCCAGGCGCTGGCCGGCGTCACGAGCCTGGAAGAAGTGCTGCGCGTCACCCGTGGGGAACCGGCGTGA